One window of the Zea mays cultivar B73 chromosome 3, Zm-B73-REFERENCE-NAM-5.0, whole genome shotgun sequence genome contains the following:
- the LOC100281109 gene encoding loricrin, protein MLNSGSCLAGGHDGNNDQPNGDGGGQQYEGTGGKKQLESSRLKKSSGNKDKADAAEDDYPNPKYCTNNTSGGTSVAGAPYCVGVGVGGGGGGYGNSSRCGGGGDGDSYGNSCPYGTGGNAPYNNAPAAFWAPQDGARSPLYINTQAVHVYGMPCVSNNDNSNDDDKRTKRGNGFFGPVFHAAGHFLDRKFGFDGRD, encoded by the coding sequence ATGTTGAACAGCGGATCATGCTTGGCCGGCGGACATGACGGCAATAACGACCAGCCGAACGGAGACGGTGGTGGCCAGCAGTATGAAGGGACCGGCGGCAAGAAGCAGCTCGAGTCCTCGAGGCTCAAGAAGAGCAGCGGCAACAAAGATAAAGCCGACGCCGCAGAGGACGACTACCCCAACCCCAAGTACTGCACCAACAACACCAGCGGTGGTACCAGCGTAGCCGGCGCGCCCTACtgcgtcggcgtcggcgtcggcggaggcggaggcggatacGGGAACAGCTCTCGCTGCGGcggcggtggcgacggcgacagcTATGGCAACAGCTGTCCCTACGGCACCGGCGGCAACGCACCATACAACAACGCTCCCGCCGCCTTCTGGGCTCCCCAGGACGGCGCCAGGTCGCCGTTGTACATCAATACCCAGGCGGTGCACGTGTACGGCATGCCTTGTGTGTCCAACAACGATAACAGCAACGACGACGACAAGAGGACGAAGAGAGGCAACGGGTTCTTCGGCCCGGTGTTCCATGCCGCCGGCCACTTCTTAGATCGAAAGTTCGGCTTCGACGGCAGGGACTGA